Proteins co-encoded in one Myotis daubentonii chromosome 8, mMyoDau2.1, whole genome shotgun sequence genomic window:
- the MAPK4 gene encoding mitogen-activated protein kinase 4 isoform X2, translating into MEGGRRKRERNNTSIGCPLHVPQPETGIQPATQGYLSEGLVTKWYRSPRLLLSPNNYTKAIDMWAAGCILAEMLTGRMLFAGAHELEQMQLILDTIPVIREEDKDELLKVMPSFVNSTWEVKRPLRKLLPEVNSEAIDFLEKILTFNPMDRLTAEMGLQHPYMSPYSCPEDEPTSQHPFRIEDEIDDILLMAASQSQLSTWDRFPVSLSSDLEWRPDRCPDASEVQRDPRAGSAPAEDVQVDPRKDSQSSSERFLEQSHSSMERSCDYKVGSPSYLDKLLWRDSKPHHYSEPKLILDLSHWKQAAGAPPAASTASTAGAADAGALDTGARREDEPASLFLEIAQWVQSTQGGQEPASPPRQVPERRLSASPPSRPAPVDGGASPQFDLDVFISRALRLCTKPEDLPDNTLGDLNGTRIPECPADLLQTDTFSKERW; encoded by the exons GGTTATCTGTCAGAAGGCTTGGTAACAAAGTGGTACCGCTCACCACGCCTGCTCCTCTCCCCTAACAACTACACCAAAGCCATCGACATGTGGGCGGCTGGCTGCATCCTGGCGGAGATGCTCACAGGGAGAATGCTCTTTGCAG GGGCTCACGAGCTGGAGCAGATGCAGCTCATACTGGACACCATCCCTGTGATCCGCGAGGAGGACAAGGACGAGCTGCTCAAGGTGATGCCTTCCTTCGTCAACAGCACCTGGGAGGTGAAGAGGCCCCTGCGCAAGCTGCTCCCTGAAGTGAACAGTGAAG CCATCGACTTTCTGGAGAAGATCCTGACCTTTAACCCCATGGATCGCCTCACAGCCGAGATGGGGCTGCAGCACCCCTACATGAGCCCGTACTCATGCCCCGAGGACGAGcccacctcccagcacccctTCCGCATTGAGGATGAGATTGACGACATCCTGCTGATGGCCGCCAGCCAGAGCCAGCTCTCCACCTGGGACAG GTTCCCCGTGAGCCTGTCATCCGACCTGGAGTGGCGGCCCGACCGGTGCCCCGACGCCAGCGAGGTGCAGCGGGACCCGCGCGCAGGCTCGGCGCCAGCGGAGGACGTGCAGGTGGACCCGCGCAAGGACTCGCAGAGCAGCTCCGAGCGCTTCCTGGAGCAGTCGCACTCGTCCATGGAGCGCTCCTGCGACTACAAGGTGGGGTCGCCGTCCTACCTGGACAAGCTGCTGTGGCGCGACAGCAAGCCGCACCACTACTCCGAGCCCAAGCTCATCCTGGACCTGTCGCACTGGAAGCAGGCGGCCGGCGCGCCCCCCGCCGCCTCCACCGCCTCCACTGCCGGGGCCGCGGACGCCGGGGCCCTGGACACCGGGGCGCGCCGCGAGGACGAGCCGGCCAGCCTCTTCCTGGAGATCGCGCAGTGGGTCCAGAGCACCCAGGGCGGCCAGGAGCCCGCCAGCCCGCCCCGCCAGGTGCCCGAGCGCCGCCTGTCCGCCTCCCCGCCCAGCCGCCCTGCCCCCGTGGACGGCGGCGCCAGCCCCCAGTTCGACCTGGACGTGTTCATCTCGCGCGCCCTGAGACTCTGCACCAAGCCCGAGGACCTGCCGGACAACACACTGGGCGACCTCAACGGCACGCGCATCCCCGAGTGCCCCGCCGATCTCCTGCAGACAGACACCTTCTCCAAAGAACGCTGGTGA